A stretch of the Acyrthosiphon pisum isolate AL4f chromosome A2, pea_aphid_22Mar2018_4r6ur, whole genome shotgun sequence genome encodes the following:
- the LOC100167877 gene encoding origin recognition complex subunit 1 isoform X6, which yields MVDSPSENSTSPCTRQRLKNGKPTRTCEFKLNIKRVDESNYVSTLSPRLIKMTNEKLQDHKSHEFSSLPATPKTNSRKTLRWSERHDNDLLNLVEEAMNEGDSNSDMPDSEDEILNMPKTRSRRISESSMKSNEITNTPEAKRLRKPVDRFGNAADLNDTKMLDFSSERKRKSQSVVENINTPKSKTKGRKISIIDEDANSNIDVLKTPINKRKSQSVDDNINTPKSKTNGRNISIIDEDGDSTIDILKTPIKTRSHRVSESSFMKSNDETNTSASKRLRKPVDRFGYAADLNETKMLDSTPERKRTRQSIDENINTPKSNKKGRKISITDEDENADFDNVWKTPTNRHLRQSITSRSGSKVRRSILRDIPENKEIEISTPKTPRKTPKTHVKNLTASASKRLDSGAKIPCSPLEKARANLHLHAAPKHLPCREVEYKSIHSFLVRKINDELTGSMYISGVPGTGKTATVKRVIDSLNADLLMKHSFKFVEINGLRLANPHQAFSVIWKELTAETVSSSRAQTLLNDHFSNKKVKELSTILLVDEVDHICNRKQDVVYNILDWPSQTGSKVVVITIANTMDLPERVLRGCVTSRMGLTRLVFKPYTFQQLQEIIMNRLIGNSSFDPDAVQLVARKVAAISGDARRALDICRRAIDLVKSEDESQLITINHVNQVLNAILSGVRVTAIRCCCLFEQFFLRALRDVTSSTGIEHSTIDSVYTQLKSICLLEGEELPNEQQVLMMAYRLRDSGLIFLEKKRWDIFRKVSLNVSPEDISYALDKYND from the exons atggTTGACTCACCATCAGAAAATAGTACATCTCCTTGCACTCGGCAAAGATTGAAAAATGGAAAACCTACCCGaact tgtgaattcaaattgaatattaagCGTGTCGATGAATCTAATTATGTATCAACACTCTCTCCTCGTTTAATAAAA ATGACGAATGAAAAACTTCAAGACCACAAATCACATGAGTTCTCAAGTCTTCCAGCTACACCAAAA ACGAATTCAAGAAAAACACTACGTTGGAGTGAGCGCCATGATAATGATCTTCTAAATTTAGTTGAAGAGGCTATGAATGAAGGTGACTCTAATAGTGACATGCCAGACTCTGaagatgaaatattaaatatgccaAAA ACACGTTCACGCAGAATTTCTGAATCATCTATGAAATCGAATGAGATAACTAATACACCCGAAGct AAGCGTCTAAGAAAACCTGTAGATCGATTTGGCAATGCAGCAGATTTAAATGACACTAAAATGCTGGATTTTTCTTCTGAAAGG AAACGCAAAAGTCAATCAGTTGTTGAAAACATTAATACTCctaaaagt aaaacaaaaggtagaaaaatatcaataattgatgAAGATGCAAATTCTAACATTGATGTTTTGAAGACTCCaataaat AAACGCAAAAGTCAATCAGTTGATGACAACATAAATACTCctaaaagt aaaacaaatggtagaaatatatcaataattgatGAAGATGGAGATTCTACCATTGATATTTTGAAGACTCCAATAaaa ACACGTTCACACAGAGTTTCAGAATCATCTTTTATGAAATCAAATGACGAGACCAATACATCAGCatct aaacgtCTAAGAAAACCTGTAGATCGATTTGGTTATGCAGCAGATTTAAATGAAACTAAAATGCTGGATTCTACTCCTGAaaga AAACGCACAAGACAATCAATTGATGAAAACATAAATACTCCTAAAAgt AATAAAAAAGGtagaaaaatatcaataaccgACGAAGATGAAAATGCAGATTTTGACAATGTTTGGAAAACTCCAACAAAT AGACATTTAAGACAATCTATCACTTCTCGTTCTGGCTCAAAAGTGCGTCGAAGTATCCTACGAGACATACcagaaaataaagaaattgagATTTCTACACCAAAGACGCCAAGAAAAACTCCCaaa ACACACGTTAAAAACTTGACAGCTTCAGCGAGTAAAAGATTGGACAGTGGAGCAAAGATTCCATGTAGTCCTTTAGAAAAAGCTAGAgctaatttacatttacatgcGGCTCCTAAACATTTACCGTGCCGTGAAGTTGAATATAAATCTATACATTCTTTTTTagttagaaaaattaatgacGAGTTAACAGG GAGTATGTATATTAGTGGTGTTCCTGGTACTGGAAAAACGGCAACAGTTAAGAGAGTAATAGATTCACTAAATGCTGATTTATTAATGAAACAcagttttaaa TTTGTTGAAATTAATGGCTTAAGGCTTGCGAATCCACACCAAGCATTTTCAGTAATATGGAAAGAGTTAACCGCAGAAACAGTATCATCTTCTCGAGCTCAAACACTTCTTAATGaccatttttctaataaaaaagttaaagagttatctacaattttattggttgatgaa GTGGACCATATTTGTAATCGTAAACAagatgttgtatataatatacttgattgGCCTAGTCAAACTGGTTCAAAAGTGGTTGTAATAACAATTGCTAATACTATGGATTTACCTGAACGAGTATTACGAGGATGTGTAACTAGTAGAATG GGATTAACTAGATTAGTATTCAAGCCATACACATTTCAGCAGTTACAAGAAATAATCATGAATAGATTGATTGGTAATTCTTCGTTTGATCCAGACGCTGTTCAATTGGTAGCaag AAAAGTAGCAGCTATATCAGGTGATGCAAGACGAGCTCTGGACATATGTCGGCGTGCTATTGATTTAGTCAAGTCTGAAGATGAATcacaattaataactattaaccatGTTAATCAGGTGTTAAATGCAATACTTTCTGGTGTCCGTGTAACAGCTATCAG gtgCTGTTGTctctttgaacaattttttctcAGAGCACTTAGAGATGTTACATCTAGTACAGGTATTGAGCATAGTACTATTGATTCAGTTTATACACAACTGAAAAGCATTTGCTTGCTTGAag GCGAAGAATTGCCAAATGAGCAACAAGTTCTTATGATGGCATACCGATTAAGGGATAGCGGtcttatatttttggaaaagaAACGATGGGACATATTCCGTAAAGTGTCACTCAACGTCAGTCCAGAAGATATAAGTTATgcattagataaatataatgattag
- the LOC100167877 gene encoding origin recognition complex subunit 1 isoform X4, with the protein MVDSPSENSTSPCTRQRLKNGKPTRTTNRRFVENTILHLCEFKLNIKRVDESNYVSTLSPRLIKMTNEKLQDHKSHEFSSLPATPKTNSRKTLRWSERHDNDLLNLVEEAMNEGDSNSDMPDSEDEILNMPKTRSRRISESSMKSNEITNTPEAKRLRKPVDRFGNAADLNDTKMLDFSSERKRKSQSVVENINTPKSKTKGRKISIIDEDANSNIDVLKTPINKRKSQSVDDNINTPKSKTNGRNISIIDEDGDSTIDILKTPIKTRSHRVSESSFMKSNDETNTSASKRLRKPVDRFGYAADLNETKMLDSTPERKRTRQSIDENINTPKSNKKGRKISITDEDENADFDNVWKTPTNRHLRQSITSRSGSKVRRSILRDIPENKEIEISTPKTPRKTPKTHVKNLTASASKRLDSGAKIPCSPLEKARANLHLHAAPKHLPCREVEYKSIHSFLVRKINDELTGSMYISGVPGTGKTATVKRVIDSLNADLLMKHSFKFVEINGLRLANPHQAFSVIWKELTAETVSSSRAQTLLNDHFSNKKVKELSTILLVDEVDHICNRKQDVVYNILDWPSQTGSKVVVITIANTMDLPERVLRGCVTSRMGLTRLVFKPYTFQQLQEIIMNRLIGNSSFDPDAVQLVARKVAAISGDARRALDICRRAIDLVKSEDESQLITINHVNQVLNAILSGVRVTAIRCCCLFEQFFLRALRDVTSSTGIEHSTIDSVYTQLKSICLLEGEELPNEQQVLMMAYRLRDSGLIFLEKKRWDIFRKVSLNVSPEDISYALDKYND; encoded by the exons atggTTGACTCACCATCAGAAAATAGTACATCTCCTTGCACTCGGCAAAGATTGAAAAATGGAAAACCTACCCGaact actAATAGACGCTTtgttgaaaatacaattttacatctG tgtgaattcaaattgaatattaagCGTGTCGATGAATCTAATTATGTATCAACACTCTCTCCTCGTTTAATAAAA ATGACGAATGAAAAACTTCAAGACCACAAATCACATGAGTTCTCAAGTCTTCCAGCTACACCAAAA ACGAATTCAAGAAAAACACTACGTTGGAGTGAGCGCCATGATAATGATCTTCTAAATTTAGTTGAAGAGGCTATGAATGAAGGTGACTCTAATAGTGACATGCCAGACTCTGaagatgaaatattaaatatgccaAAA ACACGTTCACGCAGAATTTCTGAATCATCTATGAAATCGAATGAGATAACTAATACACCCGAAGct AAGCGTCTAAGAAAACCTGTAGATCGATTTGGCAATGCAGCAGATTTAAATGACACTAAAATGCTGGATTTTTCTTCTGAAAGG AAACGCAAAAGTCAATCAGTTGTTGAAAACATTAATACTCctaaaagt aaaacaaaaggtagaaaaatatcaataattgatgAAGATGCAAATTCTAACATTGATGTTTTGAAGACTCCaataaat AAACGCAAAAGTCAATCAGTTGATGACAACATAAATACTCctaaaagt aaaacaaatggtagaaatatatcaataattgatGAAGATGGAGATTCTACCATTGATATTTTGAAGACTCCAATAaaa ACACGTTCACACAGAGTTTCAGAATCATCTTTTATGAAATCAAATGACGAGACCAATACATCAGCatct aaacgtCTAAGAAAACCTGTAGATCGATTTGGTTATGCAGCAGATTTAAATGAAACTAAAATGCTGGATTCTACTCCTGAaaga AAACGCACAAGACAATCAATTGATGAAAACATAAATACTCCTAAAAgt AATAAAAAAGGtagaaaaatatcaataaccgACGAAGATGAAAATGCAGATTTTGACAATGTTTGGAAAACTCCAACAAAT AGACATTTAAGACAATCTATCACTTCTCGTTCTGGCTCAAAAGTGCGTCGAAGTATCCTACGAGACATACcagaaaataaagaaattgagATTTCTACACCAAAGACGCCAAGAAAAACTCCCaaa ACACACGTTAAAAACTTGACAGCTTCAGCGAGTAAAAGATTGGACAGTGGAGCAAAGATTCCATGTAGTCCTTTAGAAAAAGCTAGAgctaatttacatttacatgcGGCTCCTAAACATTTACCGTGCCGTGAAGTTGAATATAAATCTATACATTCTTTTTTagttagaaaaattaatgacGAGTTAACAGG GAGTATGTATATTAGTGGTGTTCCTGGTACTGGAAAAACGGCAACAGTTAAGAGAGTAATAGATTCACTAAATGCTGATTTATTAATGAAACAcagttttaaa TTTGTTGAAATTAATGGCTTAAGGCTTGCGAATCCACACCAAGCATTTTCAGTAATATGGAAAGAGTTAACCGCAGAAACAGTATCATCTTCTCGAGCTCAAACACTTCTTAATGaccatttttctaataaaaaagttaaagagttatctacaattttattggttgatgaa GTGGACCATATTTGTAATCGTAAACAagatgttgtatataatatacttgattgGCCTAGTCAAACTGGTTCAAAAGTGGTTGTAATAACAATTGCTAATACTATGGATTTACCTGAACGAGTATTACGAGGATGTGTAACTAGTAGAATG GGATTAACTAGATTAGTATTCAAGCCATACACATTTCAGCAGTTACAAGAAATAATCATGAATAGATTGATTGGTAATTCTTCGTTTGATCCAGACGCTGTTCAATTGGTAGCaag AAAAGTAGCAGCTATATCAGGTGATGCAAGACGAGCTCTGGACATATGTCGGCGTGCTATTGATTTAGTCAAGTCTGAAGATGAATcacaattaataactattaaccatGTTAATCAGGTGTTAAATGCAATACTTTCTGGTGTCCGTGTAACAGCTATCAG gtgCTGTTGTctctttgaacaattttttctcAGAGCACTTAGAGATGTTACATCTAGTACAGGTATTGAGCATAGTACTATTGATTCAGTTTATACACAACTGAAAAGCATTTGCTTGCTTGAag GCGAAGAATTGCCAAATGAGCAACAAGTTCTTATGATGGCATACCGATTAAGGGATAGCGGtcttatatttttggaaaagaAACGATGGGACATATTCCGTAAAGTGTCACTCAACGTCAGTCCAGAAGATATAAGTTATgcattagataaatataatgattag